In Candidatus Binataceae bacterium, one genomic interval encodes:
- a CDS encoding outer membrane protein assembly factor BamD — protein MRRLFAIFVAFCLLLVAGCAIKKAPTGEDYYQQAQANFAHHEYNAAIENYQLVIDKYPFSPYAEDAELKIGLAYYEMKDYAEAIGSLDDFQRMHPTSKNLELVSYYIAMSYYTQIGREDQDQTKTEQALKHFEIIEQRFPEGSFAELARQNANVCREMLARHEMVVGSYYFKRANFRAAESRLAELMQKYPDTPIAPDALFELGQALEKEGKKYSAAQAFSALERHYPETPYSAKAKADLKKLNQPIDTEEDPLPLVLAETGYGGQQTDQEHVVVRQRDATLDESAAAAPPSTPGTPAQPSNNQLAALSHRSASAYGPDGLPILDRPDSQAPTHAAGPATLKTIRLSQADPPMSIILDLTGPVTYNKRVENGSGYSTAILTLKDVTPDKTLQSHIVFDRSIFRDCDVKTDSQGTTVTMNTVPLADVSVVPLDGPPRLLLTFMPQSQQASN, from the coding sequence GATTGTTCGCGATATTTGTGGCCTTCTGTCTTCTGTTAGTCGCCGGTTGCGCCATCAAAAAGGCCCCCACCGGTGAGGACTACTACCAGCAGGCCCAGGCCAATTTCGCCCATCATGAGTACAACGCCGCCATCGAAAACTATCAGCTGGTAATCGACAAATACCCTTTCAGCCCGTACGCCGAAGACGCGGAGCTGAAGATCGGGCTGGCGTACTACGAGATGAAGGATTACGCGGAGGCGATCGGATCGCTGGATGATTTTCAGCGCATGCACCCGACCAGCAAGAACCTCGAACTCGTCAGCTACTACATCGCGATGAGTTACTACACCCAGATCGGCCGCGAAGACCAGGATCAGACCAAGACCGAGCAGGCGCTGAAGCATTTCGAGATTATCGAGCAGCGGTTCCCCGAAGGATCGTTCGCGGAACTTGCGCGCCAGAACGCGAACGTCTGCCGCGAGATGCTCGCGCGTCACGAAATGGTGGTTGGCAGCTACTATTTCAAGCGCGCGAACTTCCGCGCCGCCGAATCGCGGCTCGCCGAGCTGATGCAGAAATATCCCGACACCCCGATCGCACCGGATGCGCTGTTTGAACTCGGCCAAGCGCTGGAAAAAGAGGGCAAGAAGTACTCGGCGGCACAAGCATTTTCCGCGCTCGAACGCCACTATCCCGAGACCCCCTATTCGGCCAAAGCCAAGGCGGACTTGAAGAAGCTCAACCAGCCAATCGACACCGAGGAAGATCCCCTGCCGCTAGTGCTGGCCGAGACTGGGTATGGCGGCCAGCAGACCGACCAAGAGCACGTGGTCGTTCGCCAGCGCGATGCGACCCTCGACGAAAGCGCGGCCGCTGCTCCACCCTCGACGCCGGGCACCCCCGCACAACCTTCGAACAATCAGTTAGCTGCGCTCAGTCATCGATCGGCCTCGGCCTACGGGCCTGACGGGCTGCCGATTCTCGATCGGCCTGATAGCCAGGCACCAACGCACGCGGCGGGACCCGCCACGCTCAAGACGATACGCCTTTCCCAGGCTGATCCACCGATGTCGATAATTCTCGACCTGACCGGCCCCGTTACCTACAACAAACGGGTCGAAAACGGCTCCGGCTACTCCACCGCGATACTGACCCTGAAAGACGTCACGCCGGACAAGACGTTGCAGAGCCACATCGTTTTCGACCGCTCCATCTTCCGAGACTGCGACGTCAAGACGGACTCGCAGGGCACCACGGTTACCATGAATACCGTCCCGTTGGCGGACGTCTCGGTGGTTCCCCTCGACGGACCACCGCGCCTCTTGCTGACCTTCATGCCGCAGAGCCAACAAGCGTCGAACTGA
- a CDS encoding M20/M25/M40 family metallo-hydrolase — MKIPWEGIQNEALDILRALVRLDTSNPPGNERVAADLIASSLGVHGIASVIRESAPTRANLVARLAGAEAARSALMLSSHTDVVPVEPSGWTREPFGAETHQGCIWGRGTIDMKSKGAMDLVLVSALKRAGAVPNRDIILAAVADEEAGSDLGAKFLVERHPELVRAGWVLNEVGGFTLHVGRRRLYPIQVAEKGFVTVKMTVTAPPGHGSMPRKETAIAKISALITKIVNTPMRRNITPLMKRTLADLGLPEDDPGPLLRPMLSNTVSPTILRAGYKDNVIPGEASVVLDGRTLPGEDPESFMAELRKIVGPEPKFELVKTAPPAETSPDTELFELIRQHVEAADPGARAIPWMTPGATDNKFYARLGSQCYGFSPVKLHSHTPFGSLFHGNDERLPIDGFFWGLKVYAEVVLEFVGLKFSDIFS, encoded by the coding sequence ATGAAGATTCCGTGGGAGGGTATTCAGAACGAGGCGCTCGATATCCTGCGCGCGCTTGTCCGGCTGGACACCAGCAATCCGCCTGGCAACGAGCGCGTCGCAGCCGATCTGATCGCGAGCTCCCTCGGCGTCCACGGAATAGCATCGGTAATTCGAGAGAGCGCGCCGACCCGCGCGAACCTGGTCGCGCGATTGGCGGGCGCGGAGGCTGCCCGCTCGGCCCTCATGCTTTCCTCGCACACCGACGTGGTTCCGGTCGAACCATCGGGATGGACCCGCGAACCGTTCGGCGCGGAGACGCACCAGGGATGCATCTGGGGTCGCGGCACTATCGACATGAAATCGAAGGGTGCGATGGACCTGGTCCTGGTAAGCGCGTTGAAGCGTGCGGGTGCGGTTCCGAATCGCGACATTATTCTTGCGGCCGTCGCAGATGAAGAGGCAGGGTCGGACCTGGGCGCCAAATTCCTGGTCGAGCGGCATCCGGAACTGGTGCGCGCCGGATGGGTGCTTAATGAAGTCGGAGGATTTACCCTGCACGTTGGCCGGCGGCGCTTGTATCCGATCCAGGTGGCAGAGAAGGGCTTCGTCACGGTCAAGATGACGGTCACGGCGCCACCCGGACACGGTTCGATGCCGCGCAAGGAGACCGCGATCGCAAAAATTTCCGCGCTAATCACGAAGATCGTAAACACACCGATGCGCCGCAACATCACGCCGTTAATGAAGCGAACGTTAGCGGATCTCGGCCTACCCGAAGACGATCCCGGGCCGCTATTGCGCCCGATGCTTTCCAATACCGTTTCGCCCACAATCTTACGCGCGGGCTACAAGGACAACGTTATTCCCGGTGAAGCCTCGGTGGTGCTCGATGGCCGCACGCTTCCGGGCGAAGATCCCGAAAGCTTCATGGCGGAGCTGCGCAAGATCGTCGGCCCGGAGCCCAAGTTTGAACTGGTCAAAACCGCGCCTCCCGCGGAAACGAGCCCCGACACGGAACTTTTCGAGCTAATCCGTCAGCACGTAGAAGCGGCGGACCCCGGTGCGCGCGCGATCCCGTGGATGACGCCCGGTGCCACCGACAACAAATTTTACGCGCGCCTTGGGTCGCAGTGTTACGGATTCAGTCCCGTCAAGCTTCATTCGCACACGCCGTTTGGGTCGTTGTTCCACGGCAACGACGAGCGGTTGCCGATCGATGGATTTTTCTGGGGTTTGAAGGTCTATGCCGAAGTTGTGCTGGAGTTTGTGGGGTTGAAGTTCAGCGACATCTTCAGTTGA
- a CDS encoding enoyl-CoA hydratase-related protein — protein MSDLIAEKKGHVAVLRLNRPDRMNAISVEMLTALGLRLTEYDRDSDVRAIVLTGEGRGFCSGLDLKDTAAGSGIGGTLGSGGVSHLSTLEIPTVTLHRIDTPVICAINGPAAGYGFDLALGCDLRLMSDRAKLAPAFAKRGIVPESGGTWYLPRLVGWARACEIGFIADDITPQRAVELGLVNQIVTHDDLMAESMRWAEKIAANAPLGIRAMKRLFRHGLSEDFESHTHHVLTQLLILFRSNDFKEGLQSFLERRAPDFKGN, from the coding sequence ATGAGTGATTTAATTGCCGAAAAAAAGGGACATGTCGCGGTCCTTAGACTGAATCGTCCCGATCGAATGAATGCGATCAGCGTGGAGATGCTTACCGCGCTGGGTCTGAGGCTGACTGAGTACGACCGCGATAGCGACGTGCGCGCGATTGTTCTGACTGGCGAGGGCCGCGGATTCTGTTCCGGGCTGGATCTCAAAGACACTGCTGCCGGTAGCGGTATCGGCGGCACGCTCGGTAGTGGCGGGGTCTCACATCTGAGCACGCTGGAAATTCCGACCGTGACGCTTCATCGCATCGACACTCCGGTCATCTGCGCGATTAACGGTCCGGCGGCCGGTTACGGGTTCGATTTGGCGCTCGGTTGCGACCTGCGCCTGATGAGCGATCGCGCGAAACTCGCGCCGGCATTCGCCAAGCGCGGCATCGTGCCGGAGAGTGGCGGCACCTGGTATTTGCCACGGCTGGTGGGATGGGCACGGGCGTGCGAGATCGGTTTCATTGCTGACGACATTACCCCGCAGCGTGCGGTCGAATTGGGGCTGGTAAACCAGATCGTCACGCACGACGACCTGATGGCGGAATCGATGCGCTGGGCAGAAAAGATAGCGGCGAACGCCCCGCTCGGGATCAGGGCGATGAAGCGGCTGTTCCGCCACGGCCTAAGCGAAGACTTCGAGTCGCATACCCATCACGTCTTGACCCAACTGCTGATCCTGTTTCGATCGAATGATTTCAAGGAAGGGTTGCAGTCTTTCCTGGAGCGGCGCGCGCCCGACTTCAAGGGGAATTGA
- a CDS encoding protein kinase → MGTAGPPSAAAQPQVESIAGGRYRVRRILGEGGSKVVYLAHDETLDRDVAVALFRVEGLDDAGRARVLREARAMGRLGDHPHIVGIYDIGEAEQGRPYIVSQYVPGGSLSDLLRHAPGHRLPVTDTIRIAEQLCLGVEYAHSLGIVHRDIKPANVFLSGDGTPLLGDFGLAIAPDQSRITSHGMMVGTAAYMSPEQAVGRALEPRSDLYSLGALIYELLTGRPPFIGDDLMAIISQHVNAVPEVPSKHAPGISPALDALVLKLLAKTPAERPLSAAMVRETLHTIAGSSRGAMDQMASTVMVERPNLSGHAAPDGTVSIMFSDIENSTLIIEKLGDLRAQEVFQIHNRAVREQVAKEGGYEVKTMGDGFMVAFSSARRALLCAVEIQRWLATYSKQHPEAPLRVRIGLNTGEAIREAGDFFGKTVVLAARIGAAASGAQILVSATFKAMTESAGDIRFDGGRDLNLKGLSGSHRVFAVLWAAASEQPSKVIELPSDTATGPRREPPPIPRAAPEARGRERGLEREQFVFGEAREPSPRDDGRRSTRGLCRRRGRLRIGLVVVLLLALSSGIDRWKRYREENATQPTVAPVQASKAIPPRPPESMPESRGPAEPAPPMVVKPNTPKHGKMASTERRNEPAPSLPRSKTTIISSEAASGDEESATESAPSTGPAPSQCVPTPHRYNIEVSAVSEKSEADAMVGRIAGLGYKACEKTRTINGETQYAVRIGPYNTADEAAAAQEKLHEQYKAAYSEP, encoded by the coding sequence GTGGGTACCGCGGGCCCACCCTCCGCCGCGGCCCAGCCCCAGGTGGAGTCGATCGCCGGCGGGCGCTATCGCGTGCGTCGGATCCTGGGCGAGGGCGGCAGCAAGGTCGTCTACCTCGCCCACGACGAGACCTTGGATCGCGATGTGGCGGTTGCCTTGTTTCGGGTCGAGGGGCTGGACGACGCGGGCCGCGCGCGAGTTCTGCGCGAGGCACGCGCGATGGGCCGCCTCGGCGACCACCCGCATATCGTCGGCATCTACGACATCGGCGAAGCGGAGCAGGGCCGCCCCTACATCGTCAGCCAATATGTGCCTGGGGGTTCGCTCAGCGATTTGCTGCGCCACGCACCCGGTCATCGTTTGCCGGTCACCGATACCATTCGAATCGCCGAACAGCTGTGTCTTGGAGTTGAATATGCGCATTCGCTCGGCATCGTCCATCGCGACATCAAGCCCGCCAATGTGTTTCTTTCCGGCGACGGTACGCCGCTGCTCGGTGATTTCGGCCTTGCGATTGCACCCGATCAATCGCGCATTACGTCGCATGGGATGATGGTCGGGACGGCTGCCTATATGTCGCCTGAGCAGGCGGTGGGGCGCGCGCTCGAGCCGCGAAGCGATCTCTATTCACTGGGCGCGCTGATCTACGAATTGCTCACCGGTCGTCCGCCGTTCATCGGCGACGATCTGATGGCCATTATCTCGCAGCACGTCAACGCGGTACCGGAAGTGCCCTCAAAGCATGCTCCGGGCATCTCGCCGGCGCTTGATGCTCTGGTGCTGAAACTGCTCGCGAAGACCCCGGCGGAGCGGCCCCTGAGTGCAGCGATGGTCCGAGAGACGCTGCACACCATCGCCGGCTCCTCGCGTGGGGCGATGGACCAGATGGCATCGACCGTGATGGTGGAGCGGCCGAATCTGAGCGGCCACGCGGCTCCTGATGGAACCGTGAGCATCATGTTTTCGGACATCGAGAACTCCACCCTGATCATCGAGAAGCTCGGCGATCTGCGCGCGCAGGAGGTCTTTCAAATCCACAATCGTGCGGTTCGCGAGCAGGTCGCCAAGGAGGGCGGCTACGAAGTTAAAACCATGGGTGATGGTTTCATGGTTGCGTTTTCGAGTGCGCGCCGCGCGTTGCTGTGCGCGGTGGAGATCCAGCGATGGCTGGCAACGTACTCGAAGCAGCATCCCGAGGCACCCCTGCGGGTGCGCATCGGTCTCAACACCGGCGAGGCGATCCGCGAGGCGGGTGACTTTTTCGGAAAAACGGTGGTCCTGGCGGCGCGAATCGGCGCCGCCGCCAGCGGTGCACAGATCCTAGTGTCGGCGACCTTCAAGGCGATGACCGAGAGCGCCGGCGATATTCGCTTTGATGGTGGTCGGGATCTGAACCTCAAGGGACTTAGCGGTTCGCATCGCGTTTTCGCGGTGCTGTGGGCGGCGGCTTCTGAGCAGCCCAGTAAAGTTATCGAGTTGCCGTCCGACACCGCGACGGGTCCCCGGCGTGAGCCCCCTCCGATTCCCCGGGCCGCGCCTGAAGCTCGTGGGAGAGAGCGAGGTCTCGAGCGGGAGCAATTCGTTTTCGGCGAAGCTCGCGAGCCTTCACCCCGTGACGATGGTCGCCGTAGCACGCGGGGTCTGTGTCGCCGCCGTGGGAGATTGCGGATAGGCTTGGTCGTTGTGTTGCTGCTCGCGCTTTCCTCCGGAATTGACCGCTGGAAGCGTTACCGAGAAGAAAATGCGACGCAGCCAACCGTGGCGCCGGTCCAGGCGAGCAAGGCGATTCCGCCGCGGCCGCCCGAGAGCATGCCCGAATCCAGAGGCCCAGCCGAACCTGCACCGCCAATGGTGGTGAAACCGAACACGCCAAAACATGGGAAAATGGCATCGACTGAAAGACGCAATGAGCCGGCGCCATCGCTCCCGCGATCGAAAACGACGATCATTTCCTCGGAGGCTGCTTCCGGGGATGAGGAGTCCGCGACTGAAAGCGCGCCATCCACTGGCCCAGCTCCATCACAATGCGTGCCGACGCCTCACCGCTACAACATTGAGGTGAGTGCGGTAAGCGAGAAGAGCGAAGCGGACGCGATGGTCGGGCGCATCGCGGGGCTCGGGTACAAAGCGTGCGAGAAAACCAGAACTATAAACGGAGAGACGCAGTATGCGGTGCGAATCGGCCCTTATAATACCGCGGATGAGGCTGCGGCCGCCCAAGAGAAACTGCACGAGCAGTACAAAGCGGCTTACTCGGAGCCGTAG